The window ACGGCATCCAGACGGAGTACCGCCTCTTCTTCCGCAACGAGGAAGGCCTCAACGACGAGCTGATCCTCCGCTACGAGAACCGGGAGGGGGACGAGACGCTGCGCATCCGCAATCTGGAGATGGTCATCTGGCGCAGGGTGGGCGCGTCCAGGCCGTCAGAGCTCCCCGAATCGATCGGCTAGGCGCTGCCCCCGGTAGGTGAAGATGTCCCGCAGCCAGGGCTCCACCAGCAGACCGTTCACGGGCCTGCCTCCCCACACCGCGTAGTCCACCACATCGCGGACCCGGGTCCCACCCGGGACCGGGTCGAAGCGGTGGTCGTGCCAGAAGGTACGGTACGGCCCCCGGGACTGGACGTAGCTGAAGCGACGCACCGGCTCCCAGTGGTCGATCCAACTCTCCCACCTCCAGCGCAGGCGCCGCGCGCGTAGGCGGTAGCGGAGCCGAGTGCCCAGGCCGATCCGGTCAGGCAGCGGGTCCAGGAAGTCCAGGTGGAACCAGTCCGGAGTGAGCCCGTTCAGCTCCCGTGGGTCGGAAAGCAGCGTGAACAGGGGCTCGGGCTCGGCCGCCAGTTGCACATCGGCAACGAGGCGGAGCCGGGCACCCTTCTTGCCCCCTGCCAGGCGTTGCACGGAGACGACCGTCGACATCGGGCGAGCGTCGGGACCGGTTGCATGGACTGCCCCTGCCGGGGCAACGAGGACTGCGGACGCAGCAAGAGTACCGTGAGAGTCGAACTCGGTTTCCTGGAGACGAAGGTCGCACGCCGACTTCTCTTTCTGTTCGTCTTCTGCGCCGTGCTGCCCATCACCGCGCTGGCCACCGTCTCCTACCGACACGTGGCCCAGCATCTGCGGCGCACCCATCAGGAACGGGTGGACGATCTCGTCGCCGGCACGCAGGATCTTCTCCGTGACC is drawn from Gemmatimonadota bacterium and contains these coding sequences:
- a CDS encoding CDP-paratose 2-epimerase — translated: MSTVVSVQRLAGGKKGARLRLVADVQLAAEPEPLFTLLSDPRELNGLTPDWFHLDFLDPLPDRIGLGTRLRYRLRARRLRWRWESWIDHWEPVRRFSYVQSRGPYRTFWHDHRFDPVPGGTRVRDVVDYAVWGGRPVNGLLVEPWLRDIFTYRGQRLADRFGEL